In Dermacentor albipictus isolate Rhodes 1998 colony unplaced genomic scaffold, USDA_Dalb.pri_finalv2 scaffold_19, whole genome shotgun sequence, the sequence GTGGTCAGCGCCGCCAGTGCCGGCGTGCTCGCGGCCGCAGCACCTTCGGCCTCCCGCCGTGCGTCGCCGATCCCGGCCGCGATGATGGCAGTGTAGCGCGCCGTGCCTCTGAAACGTCGCGCGCCCACCACCGGCATCCACCCGTTGTCCCCTGGTCCTCCACCGCTCACACGTTCTCGGCGCATCAACAGTGCATGCGAAGGCCTCCGCCTCTGCTGAAATTCGCACGTGAGGCTATCGTTTCTTGTACGAGCTTCACCATCTTATGACTGCCGACTGAATCGGCCTGGTTTGTGTCTGCACCCTCTCACCTGGACACAGCTGTACCGAACACACGTGATCGATCCGCGAGCCTCATCTGAGAGACGACCCGCCCACCCGAAAGTCATACTTCTTTGCCGCACACCTTCAGCGTCTTTCGCCGTGCAAAATAACTGTCCTTACTAGTGCACTTTATAGTTTCCGTAAAACGCCTGCACCTCACTCGTCAACTTGGGGATTTGTGCCAGTTCTGTTACCCCGTTGAACCGGATACATAAGGTGATGTAATACATTGTTGTACGTACAGCTCACTTTATCCCAAAACATTTTGTTTTGATCCAAGTGTTAGTTCTGCAAAGTCAGTgacccgaaattttttcgtgttgaGCCCGTCGTTCTGCTGGGACACCTTGAATTCAGTGACATTTGTCGATCTGTAGCATATCGCTTTAACACGTACGAGTACAAGGGCGCCACTACTGCGCATTGTCCTTTACATGACACCCTACTTCAAGAATTTAATACTAGTAGCTCCTTCATATCAATTTCCGCGAAGAATTCAGACTGTTGCCTGCATCTCCCATGGCACTTAATCATTGATTTCCTGGTCTATGATTGGAGCCTTTGGACGTAGCATTTTCTGCACACGCTGTTATCTATTTAAAACCTACAGCTGTACGTTCTGCACACATCTTTCAAGGATTCTGGAATCGATTCAGCCCTCGCTTGTGAGACCATCGAAACATCTTGCGATACACGACAACAAGCCACCGAGTCTCCGGAAGTAACGTAAGGCCCTTCAAATTAAGAATTACCGCTTTCGAAGGCGCCTGCGCCAGCCCGTCAGTGTACGCAGGCCGATAACCATCGCTTTGTTGTCGTCATCGTTCTGCACTTGACACAGCGGCCGCGGCAGCCCGTCGGCCAACGCCTTCGCCGTGTCGCGTCTACGTTGTCCGAACTGCCAGCCCGAGCCGGTCACGACCAGCACGCCATTGGACGGAGACTGCTCGTGGGCATCGTTCCGAGCTTCTGCATGGTGCTGCAGGCCGTGGATCATCTGGGGCGCCTCGTCGTCCAAGGCTCGGCTGGAGGAGGTCCCAGCGTGCGGGGTCGGTAGCTGCCGCCACGCGAAGAGCAAGACCTGCCTCGTCGCGCCCTCACTCTCCCCGTCAACTGCAAGGGCTGAACAGGACCTCTATTGCGTTTGGGACGACGAGATGGGTGCAGCTCAGAGCACAGTAGGGCATGCCACGGCATCGTCGGGCAGCACGGGACTGGCTGTGCCGGACAAGGGGTGCTCGAGCCCATCTTTCCACCAGCAACAACCTCGGCTCAGCGTAGGTCGTCGGTCGTCCTCCGTGGCTCCGGGCGCCGTGCTCGCCATGGAGCTGGAGATATCCAAGCTCAAGGCATCCCTCGAGCGCCGCGACAGGGAAATTGTGCGTCTGAACAGAGAAGTCCACAAGCTGCAGGTAAGATATTTTTCTTCATAGGTCATGGAGGAGCGGCCTTGAAAATGAGGTGTTGAGTCAGGAATACCGCTTCGGTACGACAGGCAGGGTTCTACGCTGCGTGTCGGTTAAGAGGTGGTAGTTTACTGTTGCGTCTGGGCCTATCAGATATATCCCACGAGAGAGGTTAGTATCAGTCGCTCAAATGGAAGCAGGTGATTTGCTTCCAGTGCGATGTGTTAAATCACCACCGAACACTGTGAAATGGCGCCGCCGCCTAGTGTGAGAAAGTACGACGCTTCGAACTTCGTACTTTGTCGTACTACGGTTGCCGCCTCATTAGAGGAAAAAAGTGAAATTTGTCAGAAGCATGAGTGTGCGGACATTTCATTGCATGCTATAAAATTTCAACGCTTCGGTGAGTTTTCTAAATGCTgtcataaaaaataaattatattAAAGTGTTATTGCACAACAGAGTATAGCATCGTGATTTCTTGACACGTAGGCTACTATTTTGCTTGAGCGGCATATGCTTACCGCATTAAAGTAGCCATGTGATTTGCATGGGTTGTTCAAGACGGTGCAGAATGGCGATAGGAAGCGTATTAAAAAAACAATATTGTATAGATCTTCAATCGTTACGTTAGTGCACTCTACGctcgccttgaaaaaaaaaatctccccAACTGGAGCATCAATTCTGAAACCTCATGTCcatgtttctttttcctgtttcttcttttttgtcatttACTGCGCTCAGCATACCTGCAAGATCAAATTTTCCGAAAGAAATCTTTTAAGGTTCTGAAAAAGAAGGCTCATTTTAACTAATTCTATTCAAGCCACTGCGATATCATGTCAAGCTACCTGTCCATGCTTTTTCAGCACATACTTGTGGAGcacatttttttctgtattttctttacATTTAGGTTATAGGCTTCTACGAAGGAGCAAGCTGAGCTCTTTTTTTTGTTAAAGCACGAAGAAATTTTCGATTGCAGGAACACACCTCATGCTAATCTCAACAGCCCTGTGACCCTGGAAATTTTCACTCTGGAATGGTAGCCTTTGTAAAGGGTAACCAATAACCCGAGGGATGTCTCCTTACACTCTTTTCCTCTCGCAACACAAGTGAAAATGGGCCGCCCACACATCGTGCGATGCGCAAGTCTTTACTATGCCAGAACTTTATCAGACATTTCCCTTGTCATCGATTGTGAAACATATGCAACTGTTTATTTATACATGTCGCCGCACACCGTGTTCACGATGCGTCGATAAGTTCTCGATCATGAGCGTCAGCATGCATTTCAGAATACACCGAGTTGCCCGCGTACGCATTTGTTCTTTCTCGAGTATGCATGAGACAAACACGCCGGCGCACCAACACTCTTTGCCATCACGAACTGCCGGCAGTCGTGCCTCACATCGTCGACCTTCCGTTTTCTGCAGTGAAGTTCTCCAAGGTAAACGAGCAGCAAGAAATATCACGTGATTAGCTTCCACGTAGTCTGTCCAAATCACTTCAGCAGTCGTTATTTattgtttgctaccagtgaatgtaCTATAATATGTGTGGTAGCGAATCCGCGTAAATGTAGTGCTTACTATTTTGTGCGGCCGTCTACCTGCCTGTGGCCAGCGGCAGAGGCACGATGGCGATTAGAGCGGCCATTTGCTGGTGCTCCCATGTGTTTCTCCAAATCACAAGTGCTCTTGGGAGAAGCGCTGATTAAAAAGTGATCCCGGCCGGCTTCCCGAAGGAATCACAAGAACATGGTATACTCGCCCTTAGGAGTACTGTTATTTCAACGAGCCCTACCTATTGCGTGTCCTTTCTCGTATATGGAAAAACAATAAGAAATGAAGCGCGCAACAAGTTTCGGTAGCCTTTGAAAGAGCATTGTTTCGCAAAAAAGGAGCACGGCTGCGAAATTATTCGTTCACGTCCTCTGCATCCTGCGCTTTGTAATGCTAAATTAACCGTCGTATATATCATCGGCCTCTTCATTGACTTTTTGGGATGGTTACCTTATCAAGGCCACACAAGGCGCCTAAAACATTCCAAAGTCTTCGAAGGCATCTCCTCGGTGTTATAGGCGAAAGCCTGCTCGGCTGAAACTGAGAGGCGCCCAAACTGTCATTGCGCACGCGTGTCCGAGCAATGCTGCGCCGCCGTAGTGCACTCAAGCGCACGGCCAGAAGATGTTCACCAGCGCTGCGACTTGGCGGTCTCGCGCAAGCCGCTTTGTCAGCTTTCCCTTTGCGTCAGTCATATGTGTTTTGCCCCAATTGATTCTGCGGCCTGAAGACAGTACGCCTCTCCGCGACAGCGTTTCCGGAGACATTTCCCTTTTCTAGCCACTGGGCTTCAAAGCGTGCCGGGAAGCGCAGTGTGTCTTCGGGGCAGGGAAATCGATGGGAACGAAGCTAGTATGATTGACGCCGAATAAAAACTAACGCAGCCCTCTTGTGGAAAATCTCTTGTGTAGGCGACCGTCGCCGACTCCAGCAGGTCGCAGTGACCTCCGCCTGAGCACTGTCAATTGCTCTAATTATTCGCTCTGCGCGCCGTGATAGTAGCTCAGTACGCGAGGGTGTGTGTCCCGAACCCTTATGCAATCTTTGTTTGCATTTCGAAAAATGGTGATGTGTGGGAAGCGAGACAAACTTATTAAACTTCTAGGCTCTTATTTCTATACCCTGCTATGCTCTCAGACATGTAAAGCGTCTTTATCACCGGTCCTGTTTGTGAAGGAATGTGCTTCAGAGGGAGAGATTTTGTTCTAGTGCTGCCCAAATAATTTCTTATTATTATTGCAGTGTTCCAttcaaattacaaggaagttAGCGTGGAGTTCCAAGCCATTAATTTCTTGAGACGTCCAACTCTATACTGAAGAATGAGACTTGTTGAATAAAACAGCAGCTTGTAAAGCGGGCATAATTCTTCACTTTAGTgaaatgctggtttttttttcagtggtcGTATACATTCCATCTTTCAGCAAGTATCGTTACTGCCTCTATATTCTAACTGAAAAATTGGAAAGGTACGGAGTGCGAGGGGTTGCTGCTGATTTCATAAAAataatatattgctacggcatgagccgggcgaggagaagaagaagaagacgttagcgtgtgcatgggtgtgcagcctcgggacgccatctttacttcgccatcaatctcggtccttaaataaagcctgtttaactttaaccgtaacagttttgtggtagaggtgctgggtacttcgaccaagacgacggagctgctgcagcaagtaccacgccggagccgacgcctcgctcgactgcctccaacaccacttgagatcccgatgtcccacagcggtgaccaacaaccttctctggcagctccagtgcgaacaaccggcgcctggttgcatcagatggagccccgccctttttcaggaaaattcggcgaggacgtggaggaatggctcacccactacaagcgtgtgagcaagtacaacggctggaattccacggctcagctcgacaatgtggttctgttcctcacagacactgcgctagtgtggttcgagaaccatgaagatatctgcacaacgtgggacagcttcgtgacTCACCTTACCGAAtgcttcggcgattccaccacgaagaggaagcgggcggagcagacattgctgcagcgcgctcaagtcccaggtgagacctgtaccacGTACATTGAagcaatcctgaagctttgcagaacggtcaatcctcgaatgtccgaagaggacaaggttggacaccttctcaaaggcatagccgaggatgtgtacaattatttaatcggcaaggagagtctcgcctcggtcgccgacctcatcaagcattgccgcacatttgagaccttgaagctgcgccgtatcacgcctaagttcggcaggttagcaaatgtcgcaacggtggcaagtgttgaagacaatgactacagttttcaatttgaccttgcggcaacgataaggcaaattgttcgcgaagaacttgaaagacacaacaaaggggcggatgtcgaacagcttgggtgggctcccaaccaacctcaagaacatgcatctgctgtgtccgcattgtctgccatgccaggcgttgcagagtgtcgagtcgatcagctgcgacagcaccggcgtacctttcccgacgacgtgacgcacgagcaacgaactcgtcgagctaccaccacgaatcggaattcggaagatcgcatttatttttcgcagcgtcccagggttgaccgcgaggcttacaacgtcggtcgcgcatcgcctgtgtgttacagctgtggcgcctcagggcacattgctcgtttttgtcgccggcgccgacagacaagatATGACCCACCACCAAtttggcctaattttgaacgtgacagttatgacgaccgttggccgacagaccctgatggtgcaaacaccacaggcgcgccaccccggaataccttccgccaatatagtagaaggagtggctcgccagcttcggaccgcagcctgacgcccccaaccagtcgcccacgccgttcaccgtcaccacggcgacgtgctgcgtcacctccgccgtcgggaaactagccggcgcgaccgatggaggtaaggtcgccggaccatctgcgtctctgcgaaatactcctctgcctattatgatggtgaagaacaaagtgcgtgtgttaattgatagtatacctgcaacagcattagtggatactggtgctaccgtttccgtcatgagtgtgactttcaaggagaggctgggtcggaaagttatgttcccgtggaatggtgatgtgacgtttcgtggtgtcagtggagagtgcctagttccccttggtatctgtgttgcaagtgttttgttcggaggagaagaccttaaaacagaatttctcgtattaccgcggtgcactcatgacgtaattctcgggattgactttcttcaggattgtggtgcatctgttaactgtggcacaggcgaaattactttgaatagcgtgcttctcgccacccttgccgacacatccttaccagtgaaaaactattgtgttgtttcgaaggatttgctggtaccgccttggtcgctgtcacgtgtccctgtcaacttcactgctgccgacctttcatcgtttgacgcgcaagtccagccacttacgtcgagctgcgcaaagaaagatgtactcgtgccacgctctgtcgtgagagtagtgaatggcgtctcaaatttgtgggctttcaattgttcttgcgtccctgccgttctcccgcgtgatatgaagcttgctgaatttgacaagattacttatagctccattacagttctaagcgaggaggagcagtctcatactagcgatccccaacgaaacatttctgaagagcagatcctacgaatgatcaacaaggcactgccctcacatgagcgccgcgctctcgcacaagtattgtgggcacatctttctgtgttcgatttcacacaaggcgacaagcaggcttcactcccgcgttctcgtgctcgccacagaattgacaccggatctgcgcaccccattcggcaaaagccttaccgcgtttcttcaaccgagaggacagttattgctgaacaggtgaaagacatgctgcggaataatgtcgttcaagagtcttctagtccgtgggcagcaccagtgatcttagtaaagaagaaggatggatcgtggcggttttgcgtcgattacaggaaactgaatgcggtcaccaaaaaggatgtgtatccacttcctagaattgatgatgtcatcgattgtttacattccgctgcctacttttcatcattggatttgcgatcagggtattggcagatacccatgcacccagacgataaggagaaaacggccttcgtgacaccagacggtctttatgaatttaacgttatgccgttcggcctttgtaacgcgccagcaacattcgaacgattcatggatactatcctccgaggacttaaatcggaaatttgtttgtgctacctcgacgatgtggtgatttttggcagcacactgagtgagcataacagccgtctcagtcttgttctggattgtgtcaaacaagccggcttgatcctaaattccaagaaatgtcgtttcggggaaaccgagacgttagtacttgggcatccggtcgacaaaaacggtgtgaggccagatccacggaagattgaggcagtcagctccttcgaagcaccgaagtcagtgcgggagttgagaagtttcttgggcctgtgctcgtattttcgtcgcttcgtcccaagattcgccgacgtggtgtaccccctaacatgtcttctccaaaaagccgtccctttcaactggacatcggcttgcgacgacgcgttccgccagctaaaatttctgctaacgtcagggcccatattgcgtcacttcgatgcatccgcacttacggaagtgcacgctgatgccagtggcatcggcatcggtgccgtacttgtgcaacgtcatcaaggagctgaacacgttgtggcttatgctagtcgctctttgactaaggcggaacgcaattacactgtgactgagcaagaatgcttggcagctgttttcgctgtccacaaatttcgaccctatatctatggacgcccgttcactgtcattactgaccaccacgcgttgtgctggttggtgaatctccgtgacccgagtggacgactggcacgttgggctcttcgactgcaggagtacgacttcgttatttcctacaagtccgggcgtcgccacgcagatgcggactgtctctcccgccttcctctgacgacgacggagtgtgacgaagacaattttgatgactgttttgctcccatttcttttACATTCCCAgattcgatgactttcaaagcagagcaggaaaatgatattagtttggaacctctatttgtagccgcatcgcgtcctggagccaccggtcgattttgtgtccgtgacggcctgctttacaagaccaattatgctgttaaaggagcacgcttccttccggtggtgccgcaaagtctgcgaacggacatactgagagccatgcacaacgatgtaacctctggtcatctaggattcgtaagaactttgaaccggacacaggagcgtttttactggcccaaaatgcgggccacagtcaagcactacgtcgccagttgcgaacaatgtcaacgctacaagcgccctacgaccgctccgccaggtcttctccaacctctgccgccaccttgcctgccatttgaacaagtgggtatcgatcttctgggcccatttccccgatcatctaacgacaaccgatgggtgatcgtatgtgtcgaccatctgacccgttacgcggaaacggcggccgtaccatcttcaacagctgcgtccgttgcgacgtttttgcttcgattcattattcttcgacatggtcccccccgtgtcatcattagcgatcgcggtcgtcagttcgttgcggacgccgtagaagaactgcttcgtctctgcagttcgcagttccgtcatccaacgccttatcaccctcagacaaatgggctcgtggaacgtacgaacagaactctaactaacatgctggccatgtacgtatcttccgatcacaaggactgggatgacgtactccccttcatcacctatgcttataatactgcaaagcatgagacgaccgattacagtcctttttatctcctttacgcacgttcaccgctaagctgcattgacactatactaccgtttgactttcacagcgagtactctgttgccaagacgctttgtcttgccgaagaagccaggcgtatcgctcgtcttcgcactgtggcatcgcaagaccgatcgaaagagcgctatgacagccgacatcagtttgtctcgtacgccaaaagagactttgtgtggttgtggactccgcaacgtaaacgtggcttatgcgaaaagtttttaccccagtacacgggcccattcgtcattgtagatcgcttgagtgacttgacgtacgtggtggcacgcttgacgtcggctggtcgtcggtctagccggacccagttagtacatgttgcccgtcttaagcggtttcaccctacgctttccgagtgatttggacttgcccagcgggcttcgtctggcaaccggggattgctacggcatgagccgggcgaggagaagaagaagaagacgttagcgtgtgcatgggtgtgcagcctcgggacgccatctttacttcgccatcaatctcggtccttaaataaagcctgtttaactttaaccgtaacaatatgtaATAGGAATTAAATGGTTTGTGCAGCTGGGAACTACTGCATCTGACATGCTCGCACTACCGCAAAGTGTCCCACAAGATTAAAAGTTAGGTCCGTTATGATTTCAAATTTACGGGAATGTTATGACAACTTTACCACGTTCCCAAAAGACGGCAATGTACGCAGGTGACACAAATGTGTTCTTTGCAGCCGATAACATTGCAGAATAGCATCAGTGTTTAAATGAATATACATATTTGTTATCTGACTAGTTGATGACCAACAAACTCCAGCTGTACTCGAATAAAGCAACTTTTCTTATAGTTAAGGCGCGGAATAAAAGTGTTGAAGGCAGAATACAAGTAAATTTATCAACTTCCTTATTAAACAGATTAAACAACAAACGTC encodes:
- the LOC139052181 gene encoding uncharacterized protein, translating into MGAAQSTVGHATASSGSTGLAVPDKGCSSPSFHQQQPRLSVGRRSSSVAPGAVLAMELEISKLKASLERRDREIVRLNREVHKLQSVAPWDIENSQALLNGCGNHYLIDACERKRRLTTSDDWRTRPQLVTASGPHISGTAPRIGNLAAVTVVCARFYKNPLHFLG